A stretch of the Fusobacterium varium genome encodes the following:
- a CDS encoding phosphoenolpyruvate-protein kinase: MEILKGTFAFEGIVIGRVFLDRKELSNNGITTLLDEREIDTEIERFRDGLEMSKESLERLKTSLAGKIGEKDLEIITAHLMILDDPVYISDIEKYIQKNRTKAEDSVKIVTDKYVSLFSKLENPIYRQKVLDIKDVEKRIISNLNSRKNEWVDLNGKILITEEIFPTELLNMYHENIKLKGIIMEYGGETSHLAILAKALEIPTLMGIKNIFSYNWKKDVILDTTEQNSYVIIEPDEKILEEYKNKIEKFNHKKEEMEKAAFLPAVTLDGMEVSLNLNISGKTTKGEIEAVAPDGIGLLRTELLYMKSSSFPDEEEQLASYNDIIKNFDEKSSIVIRTLDIGADKQLPYFQMKTEMNSFLGLRGIRFSLSEKKIFKIQLRAILRAAYNRNVKLMYPMITNVNEIREANILLEEVKAELRQEGKNFKENIEVGIMIEVPSAVMMADIFAQEVDFFSIGTNDLTQYILAADRLSETVSEMYDSYNPAVLRAVSQIKEAADKYGKSVSICGEMAGQQKAIVAFLSMGITNLSMVGGSMLPARALIRNLDYNSLKPLRTQILQCHDSNEVKEILKKYI, from the coding sequence GTGGAAATTTTAAAGGGAACTTTTGCTTTTGAAGGAATTGTAATAGGAAGAGTGTTTTTAGATAGGAAAGAATTGTCTAACAATGGAATAACTACACTTTTAGATGAAAGAGAAATAGATACTGAAATTGAAAGATTCAGAGATGGCTTAGAAATGTCAAAAGAATCTTTAGAACGTTTAAAAACAAGTCTTGCTGGAAAAATAGGAGAGAAAGACTTAGAAATAATAACAGCTCACCTTATGATTCTTGACGATCCAGTATATATTTCTGATATTGAAAAATATATACAGAAAAATAGAACAAAGGCTGAAGATTCTGTTAAAATAGTTACAGATAAATATGTTTCTTTATTCAGTAAGCTAGAAAATCCTATATACAGACAAAAAGTACTAGATATAAAAGACGTGGAAAAGAGAATAATCAGTAATTTAAACTCAAGAAAAAATGAATGGGTTGATTTAAATGGAAAAATACTTATAACAGAGGAAATATTTCCAACTGAATTATTAAATATGTATCATGAAAATATAAAGTTAAAAGGAATAATCATGGAATATGGAGGAGAAACTTCTCATCTTGCAATTTTAGCAAAAGCCTTGGAGATTCCTACTTTAATGGGAATAAAAAATATTTTCAGTTACAATTGGAAAAAAGATGTAATTTTAGATACTACTGAACAGAATTCTTATGTTATAATAGAACCAGATGAAAAAATTTTAGAAGAATATAAGAATAAAATAGAAAAGTTTAATCATAAAAAAGAAGAAATGGAAAAGGCTGCTTTTCTTCCAGCAGTGACATTAGATGGAATGGAGGTTTCACTGAATCTTAATATCAGTGGAAAAACTACAAAAGGAGAAATAGAAGCTGTTGCACCAGATGGAATAGGATTATTGAGAACAGAGCTTCTTTATATGAAAAGCAGTAGTTTTCCTGATGAAGAAGAACAGCTTGCTTCATATAATGATATAATTAAAAATTTTGATGAAAAAAGTTCTATTGTTATAAGAACATTAGATATAGGAGCAGATAAACAGCTTCCATATTTTCAAATGAAAACTGAAATGAATTCATTTCTAGGCTTAAGAGGTATAAGGTTTTCGTTAAGTGAAAAAAAAATATTTAAAATACAATTGAGGGCAATCCTAAGAGCAGCATATAATAGAAATGTAAAACTTATGTATCCAATGATAACTAATGTAAATGAAATAAGAGAAGCAAACATACTCTTAGAAGAAGTAAAAGCAGAATTAAGACAAGAAGGTAAAAATTTTAAAGAAAATATAGAAGTAGGGATAATGATTGAGGTACCTTCAGCAGTAATGATGGCAGATATTTTTGCTCAAGAAGTAGATTTTTTCAGTATAGGAACCAATGACTTAACACAATATATATTAGCTGCTGATCGTCTATCTGAAACTGTTTCGGAGATGTATGACAGTTATAATCCAGCTGTATTACGTGCTGTATCTCAAATAAAAGAAGCTGCTGATAAATATGGAAAATCAGTATCAATTTGTGGAGAAATGGCAGGACAACAGAAAGCTATAGTAGCATTTTTAAGCATGGGAATTACAAATTTGAGTATGGTAGGTGGTTCAATGCTTCCAGCCAGAGCTTTGATCAGAAATCTTGATTATAATTCGTTAAAACCTTTAAGAACACAAATTCTCCAGTGTCATGATTCAAATGAAGTGAAAGAAATTTTAAAAAAATATATATAG
- a CDS encoding putative transcriptional regulator, with product MKISTKVRYGLRALAYIAEKSGEEKLVRIKEIADDQNISVQYLEQILFKLKNENIIEGKRGPNGGYRLAKEPTEITLHQLYKILDEEDKVIDCNESEEHKATCSEQTCGTTCIWSKLDSAMTKILKETTLNEFIKNKDMI from the coding sequence ATGAAGATAAGCACAAAAGTTAGATATGGACTAAGAGCTTTAGCATATATAGCTGAAAAAAGTGGTGAAGAAAAATTAGTAAGAATAAAAGAAATTGCAGATGATCAAAATATTTCTGTACAATATTTGGAACAGATTCTATTTAAATTAAAAAACGAAAATATAATAGAAGGTAAAAGAGGACCTAATGGTGGATACAGATTGGCAAAGGAACCAACTGAAATAACACTGCATCAGTTATATAAAATACTTGACGAAGAGGACAAAGTCATTGATTGTAATGAAAGTGAAGAGCATAAGGCTACATGCAGCGAACAAACTTGTGGTACTACTTGCATATGGAGTAAACTTGACAGTGCTATGACAAAAATATTAAAAGAAACTACTTTAAATGAATTTATAAAAAATAAAGATATGATATAG
- a CDS encoding putative glutamine synthetase encodes MNTMLEVFGIHYFSELELKSRVPSSIFKKFKSVQLGEAEMSLEVADIIASAVKSWATEKGATHFTHWFQPLTELTAEKHESFISITSDGSIMSQFSGKDLIKGEADTSSFPNGGLRSTFEARGYTAWDTSSPMFLKGEGLSKSLYIPTAFVGYNGEALDKKVPLLKSIKSVEAQALRIQRLLGDDKTRHIDVTLGAEQEYFLVEKEFWDKRLDLALAGRTLFGNLPPKGQEMNDHYYGTIKERVGCFMAELDAELWKVGVMAKTKHNEVAPNQFELALMFTSANVAVDQNHLTMDIIKKVANRHHLAALLHEKPFQGVNGSGKHCNWSLATDTGINLFNPDNLSKDNLQFLLYIMAVVEGIDRYADILRACTATPGNDHRLGGHEAPPAVISIFLGEQLQELLENIGNTEFNESADGGTLDIGVHIPKIAKDLSDRNRTSPFAFTGNKFEFRMPGSSASASTPVFMINTIVADILKEYADYLEKTDPTKHINKYIIKLIKDRYPKHKRIIFNGNGYENTWIEKAKELGLSNLKNTIEGIPVFIREETIELFERNEVLSRNELYSRFKVYSERYNKQTNIEISTAIRMARNEIYPCISRYITNISQMINSVREALGEEQFIQYDKEHLIKVIGYKNQLKDTITELNEGLKTAVAIPDEYERACYYNNELIPVLTRMRTIVDALELLIEKSVWPIPTYYDLLFRL; translated from the coding sequence ATGAACACTATGCTAGAAGTATTTGGTATCCACTATTTTTCCGAACTTGAATTAAAGAGCAGAGTTCCTAGTTCTATTTTCAAGAAGTTTAAATCTGTTCAACTTGGTGAGGCAGAAATGTCTTTAGAAGTAGCAGATATTATTGCCAGCGCCGTAAAAAGCTGGGCCACTGAAAAAGGTGCCACTCACTTCACACACTGGTTCCAACCACTTACTGAACTGACTGCTGAAAAGCACGAATCATTCATCTCTATCACTTCTGATGGGTCTATTATGTCTCAATTTTCTGGAAAAGATCTTATAAAGGGGGAAGCTGATACTTCTTCATTCCCAAATGGTGGACTCAGATCTACTTTTGAAGCACGTGGATATACTGCTTGGGATACAAGTTCTCCAATGTTTTTAAAAGGTGAAGGTTTATCTAAATCATTATATATTCCTACTGCCTTTGTTGGATACAATGGAGAAGCTCTTGATAAAAAAGTGCCTCTTTTAAAATCTATAAAATCTGTTGAAGCTCAGGCTCTAAGAATTCAAAGACTTCTTGGAGATGATAAAACTAGACATATTGATGTTACACTAGGTGCTGAACAAGAATACTTTCTAGTTGAAAAAGAATTCTGGGATAAACGTCTAGACCTTGCTCTTGCTGGAAGAACTCTTTTTGGTAACCTCCCTCCAAAAGGTCAGGAAATGAATGATCACTACTATGGAACAATTAAAGAAAGAGTAGGTTGTTTCATGGCTGAACTTGATGCTGAACTTTGGAAAGTTGGAGTTATGGCAAAAACTAAGCATAACGAAGTTGCTCCCAATCAGTTTGAGCTTGCCCTTATGTTTACTTCTGCTAATGTAGCTGTAGACCAAAATCATCTTACTATGGATATTATCAAAAAAGTAGCAAACAGACATCATCTTGCTGCTCTTCTTCATGAAAAACCTTTTCAAGGAGTAAATGGTTCTGGAAAACATTGTAACTGGTCACTTGCAACTGATACAGGAATAAATCTTTTCAATCCTGATAATTTATCAAAAGATAATTTACAATTCCTTCTTTATATAATGGCTGTAGTTGAAGGTATAGATAGATATGCTGATATTCTTAGAGCATGTACTGCCACTCCTGGAAATGATCATAGACTTGGAGGACATGAAGCCCCACCAGCTGTAATTTCAATATTCCTTGGAGAGCAACTGCAGGAGCTTTTAGAAAATATTGGTAATACTGAATTTAATGAGTCTGCTGACGGAGGTACTCTTGATATAGGAGTTCATATACCTAAAATTGCAAAAGATCTTTCAGACAGAAACAGAACTTCTCCATTTGCATTCACAGGAAACAAATTTGAATTTAGAATGCCTGGATCAAGTGCTTCTGCTTCTACTCCAGTATTTATGATTAATACTATTGTTGCAGATATCTTAAAAGAATATGCAGATTATCTTGAAAAAACTGACCCTACAAAACATATAAATAAATATATAATAAAACTTATTAAAGACAGATATCCTAAACATAAAAGAATCATATTTAATGGAAATGGATATGAAAATACTTGGATTGAAAAAGCAAAAGAGCTTGGGCTTTCAAACTTAAAAAATACTATAGAAGGAATTCCAGTATTTATAAGAGAAGAAACTATTGAACTTTTTGAAAGAAATGAAGTTTTATCTAGAAATGAACTTTATTCAAGATTTAAAGTTTATAGTGAAAGATATAATAAACAAACAAATATAGAAATTTCTACTGCTATAAGAATGGCAAGAAATGAGATATATCCATGTATTTCAAGATATATAACTAATATTTCTCAAATGATAAATAGTGTAAGAGAAGCTCTTGGTGAAGAACAGTTCATTCAATATGACAAAGAACACTTAATTAAAGTAATAGGATATAAAAATCAACTTAAAGATACTATCACTGAATTAAATGAAGGATTAAAAACAGCTGTTGCTATTCCTGACGAATATGAGAGAGCATGTTACTATAACAATGAACTTATACCTGTACTTACTCGTATGAGGACTATTGTGGACGCACTTGAATTATTGATAGAAAAATCTGTCTGGCCAATACCTACTTATTATGATTTATTATTCAGACTATAA
- the ruvB gene encoding holliday junction DNA helicase RuvB, translating into MDRVVTTSEMENDIEIQKTLRPRCFKDYIGQVSLKEKMSISIEAAKKRGSSIDHILLYGPPGLGKTTLAGVIATEMGANLKITSGPVLERAGDLAAILTSLEENDILFIDEIHRLNNTVEEILYPAMEDKELDIIIGKGPSARSIRIELPNFTLIGATTRAGLLSSPLRDRFGVTHRMEYYSEEEITDIILRGGNILGVKIEMDGAKELASRSRGTPRIANRLLKRVRDFCEIRGNGTIDREISLKALDILGIDSAGLDDLDRDIVNAIIDNYGGGPVGIDTLSLMLGEDKRTLEEVYEPYLVKIGYLKRTNRGRMVTERAYEHFKGVKELGENEDKHKS; encoded by the coding sequence GTGGATAGAGTAGTTACAACTTCAGAAATGGAGAATGATATAGAAATTCAAAAAACTCTCAGACCGAGATGTTTTAAAGATTATATAGGACAGGTTTCTTTGAAGGAAAAGATGTCAATATCTATAGAAGCTGCTAAAAAAAGAGGAAGCTCTATTGACCATATTCTTTTATACGGTCCTCCAGGTTTAGGTAAAACCACTCTTGCAGGAGTTATAGCTACTGAAATGGGAGCTAATTTAAAAATAACTTCAGGACCTGTATTGGAAAGAGCTGGAGATCTTGCAGCTATACTGACTTCACTGGAAGAAAATGATATACTCTTTATAGATGAAATTCACAGGTTAAACAATACAGTTGAAGAGATATTGTATCCTGCTATGGAAGATAAAGAACTGGATATAATTATAGGGAAAGGCCCTTCTGCGCGATCTATAAGAATAGAACTTCCAAATTTTACTTTAATAGGAGCAACAACAAGAGCAGGACTTTTAAGTTCTCCATTAAGAGATAGATTTGGAGTCACTCATAGAATGGAGTATTACAGTGAAGAAGAGATAACAGATATTATCCTCAGAGGAGGGAATATACTGGGAGTAAAAATAGAAATGGATGGTGCAAAAGAACTTGCAAGCCGAAGCAGAGGAACTCCGAGAATAGCCAATCGTCTTTTAAAAAGAGTAAGAGATTTTTGTGAAATAAGAGGTAATGGAACAATAGACAGAGAAATTTCTTTAAAAGCATTGGATATATTAGGGATAGATTCAGCAGGATTGGATGATTTAGATAGAGATATTGTAAATGCCATCATAGATAATTATGGTGGTGGTCCTGTAGGAATAGATACTCTTTCTCTTATGCTAGGAGAGGACAAAAGGACTTTAGAAGAGGTTTATGAACCTTATCTGGTAAAAATTGGTTACTTAAAAAGAACTAACAGAGGGAGAATGGTAACTGAAAGAGCATATGAACATTTTAAAGGTGTTAAGGAGCTGGGAGAAAATGAAGATAAGCACAAAAGTTAG
- a CDS encoding putative RNA methyltransferase, whose protein sequence is MISVIITSENIGGNRITINEKGDINHLKNVFRIKLNEEIRAVDGEKEYFCKVVSIDKKEIILEIEQIFEDRYSHKVKIDAALGILKNDKMDLAIQKLTEIGVNKIIPLAIKRGVVKITEKKDKWDLIVRETLKQCQAVKATEIDEVKKLEEIEFEKYDLVIVPYECEEEYTLKNLLRNKEKLPTKILYIIGSEGGFDSEEIEFLKEKKAEIVTLGRRILRAETASIVVGGILINEFQ, encoded by the coding sequence GTGATAAGTGTTATAATAACAAGTGAGAATATTGGCGGAAACAGGATTACAATTAATGAAAAAGGCGATATAAATCATTTGAAAAATGTTTTTAGAATAAAACTAAATGAAGAAATAAGAGCTGTAGATGGTGAAAAAGAATACTTCTGTAAAGTTGTTTCTATAGATAAAAAAGAGATAATTCTAGAAATAGAACAAATATTTGAAGACAGATATTCTCATAAAGTAAAAATAGATGCTGCACTAGGGATATTAAAAAATGATAAAATGGATCTTGCTATTCAAAAACTCACAGAAATTGGAGTTAATAAGATAATACCTTTAGCTATTAAAAGAGGTGTTGTTAAGATAACAGAAAAAAAAGATAAATGGGATCTTATAGTAAGAGAAACTTTAAAACAATGTCAAGCAGTTAAAGCTACTGAAATAGATGAAGTAAAAAAGCTTGAAGAGATAGAGTTTGAAAAATATGATCTTGTAATTGTTCCTTATGAGTGTGAGGAAGAATATACATTAAAAAATTTATTGAGAAACAAAGAAAAACTTCCAACAAAAATTCTATATATAATAGGTTCAGAAGGTGGATTTGATTCAGAAGAAATAGAATTTTTAAAAGAGAAAAAAGCAGAGATAGTTACTCTGGGAAGAAGGATACTAAGAGCGGAAACAGCCTCTATTGTAGTGGGAGGAATATTAATAAATGAGTTTCAATAA
- the rpsA gene encoding ribosomal protein S1 — MSNNEYYEEFEALLNEYLPTEEKSKVRVTGVLSQVDRNFAYLDVPGQPTSVRVRSEELANYNIGDEVEVLLIGETDEGEFIIGSRKRIDMEDNWKKLEEAFENKETVTGKIVKRVKGGYMVEAMFHQGFLPNSLSEISMKDGDKVVGEDITVMIKDIKPDKDKKGKKITFSKKDITLQKEEKEFAELKVGDVVEAEVADVLDFGLSLRLKHLRGFVHISEVSWKKLDKLIDKYKKGDKVEAKIISLEPEKKNVKLSIKVLTRNPWEVAAEQYAVDSVVEGKVTKILPYGVFVEIADGVEGLVHMSDFTWNKKRVSLNEFVQLGDIVKIKIIEFQPAERKLKLGIKQLSANPWDSAAERYAVGTELKGKVLEVKPFGIFAEVEPGVDVFIHQSDFNWQGEENKKFAIGDIVEFKVIELNTEENKIKGSIKALRKSPWEIALETYKIGETVEKEIKNIMDFGLFINLSKGIDGFVPAQMASKDFVKNLKDKFTVGQIVKAQIVEIDKEKQRIKLSIKKIEIEEERRENQELLSKYGTSGEEN; from the coding sequence ATGTCTAATAACGAATATTATGAAGAATTTGAAGCTCTGTTGAACGAGTATTTACCAACAGAGGAAAAATCAAAAGTAAGGGTAACAGGAGTATTATCTCAAGTGGATAGAAACTTTGCTTACTTAGATGTACCAGGACAACCAACAAGTGTAAGAGTGAGAAGTGAAGAACTAGCAAACTATAATATAGGAGATGAAGTAGAAGTACTTCTTATTGGAGAAACTGATGAGGGAGAATTCATAATCGGTTCTAGAAAAAGAATAGATATGGAAGATAACTGGAAAAAACTAGAGGAAGCTTTCGAAAATAAAGAAACTGTAACTGGAAAAATAGTAAAAAGAGTAAAAGGTGGATATATGGTTGAAGCTATGTTCCATCAAGGGTTTCTTCCTAATTCTTTATCTGAAATTTCTATGAAAGATGGAGATAAAGTAGTCGGAGAAGATATTACAGTAATGATAAAAGATATCAAACCTGACAAAGACAAAAAAGGTAAAAAAATAACTTTCTCTAAAAAAGATATTACTCTTCAAAAAGAAGAAAAGGAATTTGCTGAATTAAAAGTAGGAGATGTAGTAGAAGCTGAAGTTGCAGATGTATTGGATTTTGGACTTTCTTTAAGATTAAAACATTTAAGAGGATTTGTTCATATTTCAGAAGTATCTTGGAAAAAGTTAGATAAACTTATTGATAAATATAAAAAAGGAGATAAGGTAGAGGCTAAAATAATATCTTTAGAACCTGAAAAGAAAAATGTTAAGTTATCTATAAAAGTTCTTACAAGAAATCCTTGGGAAGTAGCAGCTGAACAATATGCAGTAGATTCAGTAGTAGAAGGAAAAGTGACTAAGATACTTCCATATGGAGTGTTTGTAGAAATAGCTGATGGAGTAGAAGGACTTGTACATATGTCAGATTTTACTTGGAATAAAAAAAGAGTGAGCTTAAATGAATTTGTTCAATTAGGAGATATTGTAAAAATTAAAATAATTGAATTCCAACCAGCTGAAAGAAAGTTAAAACTTGGAATAAAACAATTAAGTGCAAATCCTTGGGATAGTGCAGCTGAAAGATATGCAGTTGGAACTGAGCTAAAAGGAAAAGTTCTTGAAGTAAAACCTTTTGGAATTTTTGCTGAAGTAGAACCAGGAGTTGATGTATTTATTCATCAATCTGATTTTAACTGGCAAGGAGAAGAAAATAAAAAATTTGCTATTGGAGATATAGTAGAATTTAAAGTTATTGAGCTTAATACTGAAGAAAATAAAATTAAAGGAAGTATTAAAGCATTAAGAAAAAGTCCTTGGGAAATAGCTCTTGAAACTTATAAAATAGGTGAGACTGTAGAAAAAGAAATAAAAAATATTATGGATTTTGGATTATTTATTAATCTAAGCAAAGGAATAGATGGATTTGTACCTGCTCAAATGGCTTCTAAAGATTTTGTAAAAAATCTTAAAGATAAATTTACAGTAGGACAAATAGTAAAAGCTCAAATTGTTGAGATAGATAAAGAAAAACAAAGAATTAAACTATCTATTAAAAAAATAGAAATTGAAGAAGAAAGAAGAGAAAATCAGGAACTTCTTTCTAAATATGGAACTTCAGGAGAAGAAAACTAA
- a CDS encoding 4-Hydroxy-3-methylbut-2-enyl diphosphate reductase, with amino-acid sequence MEIIRAKHMGFCFGVSGAIETCYNVLKEPENLGKKIYILGMLVHNEYVVKKLEKEGFETIEENDILEKRDKLKNGDIVIIRAHGTSEKVYNILKEKNIKIYDATCIFVTQIRKTLIEMEAKGYEILFVGDKEHPEVKGIISFGKNIRVFKNLEEIINAEIERDKKYCLLTQTTLNKKILEKIKSFLENNYSNVKISDKVCGATQVRQQAVEELSKDVDILLVIGGKNSSNTKKLYDISKAINESTYLIQDESEIKKEWFRGCKKIGITAGASTPEEIVINIENKIRGIFNV; translated from the coding sequence ATGGAAATAATAAGAGCTAAACATATGGGGTTCTGTTTTGGAGTATCAGGAGCTATTGAAACATGCTATAATGTACTAAAAGAACCTGAGAACTTAGGAAAAAAAATATATATACTTGGAATGCTTGTTCATAATGAATATGTAGTAAAAAAACTTGAAAAAGAAGGCTTTGAAACAATAGAGGAAAATGATATTTTAGAGAAAAGAGATAAATTAAAAAATGGGGATATAGTCATAATAAGAGCCCATGGAACATCTGAGAAAGTATACAATATATTGAAAGAAAAAAATATAAAAATATATGATGCAACTTGTATTTTTGTAACTCAAATAAGAAAAACTCTTATAGAAATGGAAGCTAAGGGATATGAGATTTTATTTGTAGGAGATAAAGAACATCCAGAAGTAAAAGGAATAATTTCTTTTGGAAAAAATATTAGAGTTTTTAAAAATCTTGAAGAAATTATAAATGCAGAAATAGAGAGGGATAAAAAATATTGCCTTTTGACACAAACAACTTTAAATAAAAAAATTTTAGAAAAAATAAAAAGTTTCTTGGAAAATAACTATTCAAATGTTAAGATATCAGATAAGGTGTGTGGAGCGACACAAGTAAGACAACAAGCAGTAGAAGAATTATCAAAGGATGTAGATATATTATTAGTTATTGGAGGTAAAAACAGCTCTAATACTAAAAAACTTTATGATATATCAAAAGCTATAAATGAATCCACTTATTTAATACAGGATGAGAGTGAAATAAAAAAAGAGTGGTTCAGAGGCTGTAAAAAGATAGGTATTACAGCCGGAGCATCAACACCAGAAGAAATAGTAATTAATATAGAAAATAAAATAAGGGGGATCTTTAATGTCTAA
- a CDS encoding phosphotransferase system, HPr-related protein: MKSRKVQIKNKAGLHARPSSLFVQLVTGYDSDIIVKCDDEEINGKSIMGLMLLAAEQGRTLELIADGPDEDEMLDALVNLIEVKKFNEE; the protein is encoded by the coding sequence ATGAAAAGCAGGAAAGTTCAAATAAAAAATAAAGCGGGACTCCATGCAAGACCATCATCATTATTTGTACAGTTAGTAACAGGATATGATTCAGATATAATAGTTAAATGTGATGATGAAGAGATAAATGGGAAAAGTATAATGGGACTTATGCTTTTGGCAGCTGAACAAGGAAGAACATTGGAATTAATTGCTGATGGTCCAGATGAAGATGAAATGTTGGATGCATTGGTAAATCTAATAGAAGTTAAAAAATTTAATGAGGAATAA
- a CDS encoding putative tRNA methylthiotransferase, whose amino-acid sequence MSFNKRVAFYTLGCKVNQYETESIKNQLLKKGYTETAFEEEAEVYIVNSCTVTSVADRKTRNMLRRAKKINPRGIVIVTGCYAQTNSKELLEMKEIDYVIGNTDKNAIVNFIEDIENRTMEKVKNHNIFLDNEYTEYEFATLREMSRAYVKIQDGCNNFCSYCKIPFARGKSRSRKKDNIIKETEKLVKEGFKEIILIGINLGAYGEDLDEGENFESLLKAILKVNGLQRVRIGSVYPDKISDEFMDMFKDEKLMPHLHISLQSCDDEVLERMKRKYGGSLIEERLLKLKEKVKNMEYTADVIVGFPGETEKMFQNSYNLIKKIGFSGIHIFQYSDRENTLASSFTDKIDAKIKKERADRLEVLKTEMALKERKKYIGKHLSVLLEEKIDGYLYGYSENYLRVKIKDNGIELNSVIDIKINSLEKEMLIADE is encoded by the coding sequence ATGAGTTTCAATAAAAGAGTTGCCTTTTATACTTTAGGATGTAAAGTAAATCAATATGAAACTGAAAGTATAAAAAATCAATTACTGAAAAAAGGGTATACAGAAACAGCTTTTGAAGAAGAAGCTGAAGTTTATATAGTAAATTCATGTACTGTTACCAGTGTAGCAGACAGAAAAACAAGAAATATGCTGAGAAGAGCAAAAAAAATAAATCCAAGAGGTATAGTAATAGTTACTGGGTGTTATGCCCAAACTAACAGCAAAGAACTTCTAGAAATGAAAGAGATAGATTATGTAATAGGAAATACTGATAAAAATGCTATAGTTAACTTTATAGAAGATATAGAAAACAGAACTATGGAAAAAGTAAAAAATCACAATATATTTTTAGATAATGAATATACTGAATATGAGTTTGCAACATTAAGAGAAATGTCTAGAGCCTATGTTAAGATTCAAGATGGATGTAATAATTTCTGTTCCTACTGTAAAATTCCTTTTGCAAGAGGAAAAAGCAGGTCAAGAAAGAAAGATAATATAATTAAAGAAACAGAAAAATTGGTGAAAGAAGGATTTAAAGAGATTATCCTTATAGGAATAAATTTAGGAGCCTATGGTGAAGATCTTGATGAAGGAGAAAATTTTGAATCACTTTTAAAAGCTATATTAAAGGTGAATGGATTACAAAGAGTAAGAATAGGATCAGTTTATCCAGATAAAATTTCTGATGAATTTATGGATATGTTCAAAGATGAAAAACTTATGCCTCATCTTCATATTTCACTGCAATCTTGTGATGATGAAGTATTGGAAAGAATGAAAAGAAAATATGGGGGTTCTCTTATTGAAGAAAGACTCTTAAAGTTAAAAGAAAAAGTAAAAAATATGGAATATACAGCTGATGTGATAGTGGGATTTCCAGGTGAAACTGAAAAAATGTTCCAAAATTCCTATAATCTTATAAAAAAAATAGGTTTTTCAGGAATTCATATATTTCAGTATTCTGATAGAGAAAATACTCTTGCAAGCAGTTTTACAGATAAAATAGATGCAAAGATAAAGAAAGAAAGAGCTGATAGATTAGAAGTTCTTAAAACAGAGATGGCATTAAAAGAAAGAAAAAAATACATAGGGAAACATTTGAGTGTTCTTTTGGAAGAAAAAATAGATGGATATCTATATGGTTATAGTGAAAATTATCTTAGAGTGAAAATTAAGGATAATGGAATAGAGCTCAACAGTGTTATTGATATAAAAATAAATTCTTTAGAAAAGGAGATGTTGATAGCTGATGAATAA